The Musa acuminata AAA Group cultivar baxijiao chromosome BXJ2-2, Cavendish_Baxijiao_AAA, whole genome shotgun sequence genome contains the following window.
CCAGTCTTCGCCATGAATCCGGAGTAGTAAGTACCCCGACCTTGAGGCTAGTATTTGCATTGATGCCGGTAATTGAATTGCTTTCGTTTGAATCTCAAACTTATCCTCCATTCGGTCACGGAACTGGCGCTTAGGGTCTGTGAGTTTGATTCGTGCGGAGTCAGGTATCGGGGTTTCTGATGGATCGGAAAATTCTCTCTCGGCTGTGTAGGTCGGGTTTTATCGGCATGGTTGTCGATCACGAATTCGCATTCGTGCTTTAGATCGGCGATGTTGACCGGCTGTATTCGTCGGATCTGGTGGTGTGGTTTGAGATCCGGTGATTCTGATAGGTCTAGATCATAGTCTATTCCTCCATGCTTGGCGCTGGTTGATTTCATGTGCCCGAGTTATATATTGATAAGCGTAATCAAGTAATGGACCCATTTGATGGTTGTGGCAAAGTGGATCTGGGTCATCCATGGGAAATGATCGTTTGGTGCCCCTTTTGTGCGACAGGTGGTTGAGGGAGTTGCTCTGTTTTCGCTTTACAAAGACAAATCCAGTAGAATTTCTTGAGATTTTATGTATAAATCGATGGGCATTCCCTTTCTGTCGCAGTAATTGTATTCCTTGTGAAGAACTTGACAGCTGAGGCATTTGTCTTATTGACAATTCCTTGATATTGCTTTCCTTGACATGGTGGCCTGGTGAAGTTTTTTCCTTGACATTTTGACAATTGTTTGGTCATTTGCTCCCTTCTGGACAGTACTTGTAGTAGTTGATTTGCAAAATAGAATTTCAATTGCAGATGAATTGTATGCGATTTAGTTAATATAGGTCATAATGTGTAAATTGGTCTGGGATTCTTGGTGATTTTTGGTATGGAACTAACTTGAAGGGATGTTTCTTTGCAGTGACTATTTATTCAAACTTTTGCTCATTGGAGATTCGGGTGTTGGAAAATCATGCCTCCTCctaagatttgcagtaaggagcaAAATGTCTTTTTCTTGATAATGTCTTTGTATTTTAGAAATATTAACAAATCTGGATCTCATAGTTCAGTTACATGATTTTTTAACCTCTTTTTCTGTGATTGATATTAGGTGGTTGCCTTCTTATTTGAAAACATGGTTACAAAGTGATATCCATGAAGATGTTGGCCAAAAGATGGCTCTTTATATGTAACATAGGATCCAAACCTCATTTAGTATCTGTTTTATTCTGTCATTTATTAACCATGAAATCTTTAGTTGTATGTGGGAGTTCTGTGGAGTTTTGATTCATGGCAACAAGTCTTCCCAACTTGAATGATATACGGATCTGATTGATCTGAAGTAGGATAAAAACCTTGTCGATGTATATCTTTCCATATATTCTTTTCTTGATAATATGCTTACAAATTGAAGCACCACTATTTTTCATTGTTAATTTTATGATTACTGGCTGCTAACTTAGTATATCTTCGTTGAGTAGTTTCTAAACAAAAAagcttttatttaaaatattgttCTGGAATCAAACACTAGGACCAAACATCTACACTTGAGGTGCCCTTCGGGAAATGTTATAACATTGTAGTATTAAAGTTGGCATATTTGTGTTGAGGTGTAATACAAGCAAAGGTGCTAGATCTGGACTGCACAAGACTTTCATATTTGCAGAATTTATGGCATGACCTCTTTTATTTACTTTTGTAGGATGATTCTTACCTGGAAAGTTACATTAGCACTATTGGAGTTGACTTTGTAAGTGAGCTTTATCTTCTATACCGAGACAATGTAATGTTTCGACTAAATCATCTTACAAAGATATCTCTTTTCTTATCCAGAAAATTCGCACTGTTGAGCAAGACGGGAAGACCATTAAGCTTCAAATAGTGAGTTTATTAATATGATGTTTTTATTGTGTATCTATGACTATGAGATTATTTTTCTAATGTTCTAGATTGTGTATCTATGACTAAAACAACATCATATATATGTTTGCTGTTGAATGGTCTGTTACTTCTGGGGAGATGTTTTCCTTTATGCGATGTTCTCATGGAGGTTCATAATGTCAACTCTCTGTAGTCATGTCATAATCTGAGAATTCTAGCAGCAGATTTCATGTCATTCAAGATTTTCCAATGTTAACGTTGGAGACAGTTCTCTCTCAATAAACTAGATGTTAAGTGTAATTAGGCTTTGAGGTATCAATTTTCTAAGTTTTTCCTTGTTGAGACATTTTTTCTTATGGTTGCAGTGGGATACTGCCGGGCAAGAGCGTTTCAGAACAATCACGAGCAGCTATTACCGTGGTGCCCATGGTATCATTGTAAGCCTAGTCATTGCTTTCTGGACTTTAAACCAACTGTATCATTGTGTGAAATCCTCACTTTGTGAATCCAAACCAGATTTATGCTGTTCCATTTTGTCAACTCAAAGCCCATTTCTTGATCtaattatcaatataaattatTAGTTATTTGCATGTGTACTGAAGCAGCTGCTCATTATCTGCACCTTGAGTTGCAGGTGGTATATGACGTGACAGATCAGGAGAGTTTTAACAACGTAAAGCAGTGGTTAAATGAGATTGATCGATATGCGAGCGACAGCGTGAATAAACTTTTGGTGGGGAACAAGTGCGATCTTACCGCGAACAAAGTTGTGTCATACGAGACAGCCAAGGTAATTTGGAACTATCATTAGCCTTTCTCATGTAAAGTCCTCGGACATCAGTTTCCAGAACTCTAGAACCAAAGATCACTGGCATTCTCAGTAGCTATGGTTGCCACTAGCGTGCCTATGAAAAAGAATCTAGGTTTGGGCTTTATATGAACTTGTGTGTTTGCTGAAATATCTCATGTTATATAATAGACTGATATTAAGTATGACCGACCAAGAAATGTGAGATTATGGTTTGACCAGTAAACATAAAGTGCAGCCCTCAACACATTAGGTACCTTTAAATGTATCTAAGTGATTTATTATCACGTAGCTTTTGCTGATGACCGACAAATGTTAGATACATGGATTGCTGATGTTTTTTTCCCCTATCATACAGGCTTTTGCTGATGAAATTGGTATCCCTTTCATGGAAACCAGTGCTAAGAATGCTACTAATGTGGAGCAGGCATTCATGGCCATGACTGCTTCCATCAAGGACAGGTATCACAACTCTATATGTCGAGTCTCGGAAACGATATTCCATATTTTTTTGAGTAGGTTGTCTTAAGTAGTAAGAGAATATACGATGATGCAGGATGGCCAGCCAACCAGCCATGAACAGTTCCAGACCACCAACAGTGCAAATACGTGGACAACCTGTCAACCAGAAGAGCTCCTGCTGCTCTTAGGCTCTTCTTCCTAAGTCTTCTGACTGGCATGTAGcaattactactactactactactgctcAGATTGATTGATACTCTTCTAAGTCCGTTCTTGGGAACGGTGAATCACTATTCCattctttttcttggttattaAGTTTGTACGAGTTGGGTATTTGGTAACATAATCTGTTTGGCTGACGACTCAGCTCTTGATCGTGTTCGTCTCTTGTAATACTCAGACAGACATGGCAACAAAACCGACTTCAGATCTTTTGTAATTCTATCTCTGACTCAGTAGAGGCTTATAGAAATAACACAATCCCATCCTATGATTATgttgaagaaaaggaaaagaccTATGGATTTTTTAGCATTTCAACAGTTGAATGAAAGAGCTTCTGAACATTTTGTGGATATGTGACTTCAGTATTGGTTTTCCAGATGGTTTCAAAGTAATATAtctcatattcatgatatatatatatcatttaatgtaataaaaatatattttattttttaaaaaataatttaaaagaagAGACTTTTCTAGAACACTCTTGCCATTGTGATGGAGTAGTAGTGTTTAATTTGATTGATATTAATTATAAGAACCAAATGGACCATATCAACTCTTTTAACTTTCTCTGAAAGAAGCTTCTCTATAGATACCATACCGCCCTCGTAATAGACACATTAAATCCTTCTCTAGGGCACCTTGTCGTTGACTTATTTGACTACGCCTGCATTTTGTATTGGTGGTTGGTGTTGGTTGCCTGCGACAAATGCAGGCAAAAGTATATGCATGTGTCTGCACGTTGAATTTAGATGTCTGCATGTGTAGTCGCTACTTGCAGTTTCAACTAACACATAGAACGTGACAATTATGCAACCAAACTTACAAGGAGGATCGAAAGGATACCTGAATCCAAATTCTACTTTGCTGCAACCCAGCATGGTAGTGCACTACAAACTGTAATCCTGCTGCAACATGCATGGGTCAAGTTACATGTACACATGTTGCAAGTGACTAACTTGCAAATCTGCAAATAAGCTATTTGTTCCAAAATGACCTGTAGACAGTTTATTTGCAAGCAACCAAAGTTACCTAATAGACTCCCTagcaacaaaaataaaataaaataaaataaaataggtgTCTATCATAAAATTGAAAAATTGACCCTACAAGTTTCTCAAGTAACAAGTTATAAATAAGGTGGGAGTAATATTAACTGTCAACAATCCACTGTTGACAATCGCTCCGGGAGATTTGGGAAGAAACAGATAAGAATTGGCGACAAAACAACAATCACTAATATACAGTCTTTCCCATGGACAAGTGAGAAATTATCACAAAAGCCATTACTTGGTTGCTTGCAGAAGCCCACGGGATACAACTTCTTAACCAATTAGTCACTAATAAGTTTGCAAAACCCTACACTCACACTTACACAGGAGAGTTTCATCGTTTCTCTATCTTTTCAGTGAGACATGAACAATTAGTTTGTATGGAAGTTACCAAAGGTATCAAGTCATTTAGGAGCTAATCATGGAAAGGTGCAACATATAACATACTACCTCTATGGTTCACCACCGAATAGAGGACTCGGTCTATTTCAGATTAATAATGAATGTCAGCTATAGCAAGTGGTAGATCAAGGAAGAAACTTAAAGGTGGAAAAATGATTCATTATCTTTAACATCTCAATGAgtgaataaaaatgaaaaattagCTTATGGTATGCATAAGGATGGTTTTCAATAATTGTAAAAAAAATCTGCAACCAACCAAAGAAAGAATCAACCAAAGAAAGAACGAAAGAGACTCGTAGCTTTGATCACAAGTTCCAATTTTATTCCAAATCCTTCAAGCTTacgttacaacaacaacaacaaaaccgtaagtcccaactatttggagccGACTACTTGGATCTTTTGACgccattgagatatgtaaaaagtaATATGCATAGTTAagctcaaaatatttaaatatttatttataatttctattaaagtctttttaggtttttctctccttcttcttgtaccactaacattaattattttacctcttCTGATTGTAACATCCGAAGGTTTCCTCAGCACATGCACATACCATTTTgaataattttctctcatcttatactCTATCAGAGCGATACCTAATTGGTTAcgaataaaaatatctttttttatctttcttactATCACTACACATCtatctcaatattctcatctcaacaacacaaactttttgtatatgttttttcttaacTGTCCAATGCTCAAATCCATAAAACATTATCGGTCTACACaactatcttataatttttttttatcttaaaggtATCCGAAAATCATACAAGATTCCTAACATCCTTCACCATTTTAACCATcctgtttttactctatgaataatatctttatcgatctctccatcttgttAAATAATTGATCAAAGATACCAAAAGCTTTTACTTAAGGAGATTTATTATCCATCTAATTTAAGTATATTCGCTTGTCTATTTCTAtaatcattaaaattatattttatatatattcaattttggtcctacttaatctaaaacattAAGTTTCTAAAGCTTGACTTCATAActcaatattataattaatttcacttagaCTCCCATCAGCTAAGACAATATCATCAGTAAATAACATACACCAGGTAGGTCTATCATGTAAGTGACTAATgagttcatccattatcaatgtgaaaaagtACAGACTTAATGCGGATCTTTGGTGTAATCCTAGGACTAATTACCCCATGTAGTTAATTACCTTTAGCATTTCAGTCCCTACATTTTAAAAACTTACATTGGCAtccctatagttacgaaagtgaaacatctaagtcTATTTATCCTAACGCCGTCGATTTTACcaacaaaaacataaaaaaggACAAACGAGTAATTTTGATGTTTCAATTTGTGGTGACGGATAGAGTCGATGGTCGCGAACGACGATGTTGTTGAGGGCCGCAGGTGACTGTTGTAGATAAGGAGAGCAACGATGAGAAGTGAGGGCCACTTTGCATCTGCGTTGATGTCGACGCAATTGCTGAGCAATGCCGCTCTGCATTTACGCCGGCATCGACGTAGATGCAAAGCAACCCTCACCTCTCGTCaccgctctcctcatccacaacagtcacTTGCAGCCCTTAGTAACATCATTATCCGCCACCACCAATTGGAGcgctaaaattatctttttgcccattaTTTTCATGTTTTTGTTGGTAAAATCAACGGTGTTAGGATAAATAGacctagatatttcacttttgtGACTATAGGGatgtcaatataactttttaaagtatagggaATAGGATGCTAAAGGTAGCTAGCTATAGAGGGTAATATGTGATTAGCCCGTAATCCTATGTTAATAGAAAATTCACTAGACACACTCCAtatagttctaacactagtagcta
Protein-coding sequences here:
- the LOC103975049 gene encoding GTP-binding protein YPTM2, yielding MNPEYDYLFKLLLIGDSGVGKSCLLLRFADDSYLESYISTIGVDFKIRTVEQDGKTIKLQIWDTAGQERFRTITSSYYRGAHGIIVVYDVTDQESFNNVKQWLNEIDRYASDSVNKLLVGNKCDLTANKVVSYETAKAFADEIGIPFMETSAKNATNVEQAFMAMTASIKDRMASQPAMNSSRPPTVQIRGQPVNQKSSCCS